A portion of the Ptiloglossa arizonensis isolate GNS036 chromosome 11, iyPtiAriz1_principal, whole genome shotgun sequence genome contains these proteins:
- the Rbcn-3a gene encoding rabconnectin-3 alpha isoform X4, with the protein MNCHQILSGACNVGDRCYAVGSVEGISFTAYAAGCNIVILASNFERVQIIPGAVHNYIRISCLDCSTDTGKIAAAYENQVCIFEPTPLIHSTCSHQLEYRWVQTGSLQTESNISSLSWNLEGTRLLTGGELLQLWHQNITPFQEEHTSTVTFSIGGEAESPAPGDSSTGNEPGAWNCVWKCRTASPVHLMSFSPDGTLFATTGFNDRLVKIWLEYKQLFSTRLDHTNITQSTASDSYSFVYVAHPRAVTHLSWRKTSKYMPKGSVSNMLVTSCRDNICRVWAETIPPEAEGLANMSQFEGSDRHGHHGKHRHHSMHKHRFMQRLKHMKTCFHIRRHAKQQHQAGHATAPTLPTLPSTYSVHDFHNNYQGAGHYPTMHFHLAASINAETDIPLVPSLITGDPEREPNFILHWLNNKEMHFTMQAESILQELTRKVVEKEEGLHEQEMDHADHDFEEEGLSKKGIRSQPVQKSGGTIRSTSQEDHSSDEHHTAHTVSSHHSLPHSAHSHQSLSNTTSINSIATDVTSSMNHAPDSLDTKIETLLRDWHHNPDLLFSIHPIDGSFLIWHVEWLDEYHPGSFRQAQISFSTRIPNAFPLGDASTMSHSVSMYSHNTGGPLLNIREVAKSSTKSSNDATETATPLPSLIEQDEEQSTLTSRTGQELLKNIENSSDPNQNAAMKERNGHFGCGKTNQEAVNDFLTHPSPIVSMVSKHSNGTLNLWQLTFADRTKFSQVLSIGHASRASGHRFRVNDITCHPVLPLLVTTSHHNMPECSGSQCQETDSNENLNSIASSDKTMSKDVSSTGFCSELILWRVDPVGPLSKSGGVSELARINSPEISAFSNVAWIPTLLPSTTLGNLSNSPSACFVASDGECLRVYQAVIDARTLLAEVSSSERRSRMMDSMASLSTDISSDDGIRYSIHDRIKIVSQQSTARPGCVIQLDAIADATHDWQNTQFLHVFQEQLITGDRNDDKQTGVDTSVNDLGLMESTLDAMVDLQQSAIFEEPFYIVVLERTQLGTTVHMWRLVIASQPETTGLSGSMMYVPDSHLVQDEEEEGGTPGRYNHPEGRRSRRASQTRRDSQGEFDTFFQRRPQSSHVLITTTKACTQELPLPDGVEVVHAAPAAGHLSSSSIYPACFAPYIVVTACSDSTTRFWKCKVTKGQQPDDKLLYEWCEWEMTRKDQESTIDITGQPLNISAAYSGRIACAYKYGKSFTRPTKNDPDSRYVNLCVAIYECESTGGSEWILEDTIHLKNIHLPRIPVDQHLDLSYLYDSRFLQKKQRLTQVLQTLSHEDVRSPRNGENGESAKSNAGLLAVPSFSTLQSLRKSIIENGNTCPLTQKHLVQLDWVSKEDGSHILTVAVGSKIMLFTPVCSDLAQANMKAMKESQSNNRPILRKASSLAQPQFVDEIRWMKLRKIELTTADGLPPLPMQISWVRDGILVVGMDSEMHVYSQWKPNPKKDCFHSNLQHQESDEFQASRNLRDEDLRTLANETSQRRLANVSSMPHLSRVSSINLTMLDAKKKRGMQNENLNFDYMPDYGLFEASRIACPVLPQYHPKQLMELLNSGKIRWVKAILAHLVRCIGSSYPLRADDESLMKQRGVGGVGVGVGVGVGVGVGVGVGVGVGVGVGGGGGVGVGGGSGWSRSRTMSVSYVGTTSPLEPRGSTTQIPEELTLDYAEITSISPLPLWTLLIADKETNLPHQHKTEDTQDYNELFDNNLDEGESLDDMLEEEYDSSRQKDRRSSVPERQGISHFGPRQGRLLSRLLTHTHLPGLSSLDQMHLLALADTVSTCNVDFAERFAIDAAKNAIAKENLTGIPDGETVSMDSLDDCGLRFLLAMKHYNYLIRCLPLAQRAQFQKQGIASNNLVWAFHSESEEELLGLIPSYAKGQPRWSVLKELGVGWWIRSNTVLKRCVEKIAKAAYQQKQEPLDAALYYLAMRKKNLVWGLFRNKRDERMTSFFANNFTEDRWRKAALKNAFALLGKQRFEHAAAFFLLAAALKDAIDVCLNKLNDIQLAMVIARLYEDDTTSSHMRRLLYEEILGCDKDGRNQDMNKAHPDPFLRSMALWILKDYAGSLNTLLLTNVGTSHPQYNDEADKPEGTTANPNVFNFYVYLRTHPLLIRQYIASTAQDKKKGHSVVISGFSYGTETKSQPDKQLTLEDSITPLERQLYFTTAHAHFKAGCPALALEVLSKLPSKVMETNSEDSPSLLNSPSKSRTQDYQIDTGIISWDIESKKINEDEGIVDWSQPASRKIEEELVLEWDDDAIENDNTESPPLSMKLDRKESNDAKSSEKEEKNSKSPGQLDIMAQQLKFVACLKILMEELSTLATGFEVDGGQLRYQLYVWLEREVDALRQLCSYSVNSDGDANNVSEYEGGGMVDDVQPCTRPGEQPTLHEILVAEKLDFEAKVQRAVRRKKWLKANETLLRTLLSYCSLHGASGGGLASVRMELVLLLQELQQEKTQQQLLSPLPFPTTLPLLSASVACNKTVVADPVRHLQSLAHDMLQTLVELRKPPMPTRNTHYCEVFIMRDLAVALSACIYQSLCDSDTFVTKHQQPESFPAVAEIETFSGGHLVASNRHHRRYSTDDGVCITTTPSKWPGVTNLRALLAREKDEDTPKLNILLCESFVATYMSLFVYALWSCDSHILYRLVGQRFDNSTWSCLFGGGVKKLLRVASTSSQICGPGSMERADSGSNEAQTTAGVVWSTMTSLTKQRVKLNMKLLGQFTGQQPNMKEDKPTYREQFVSPQMSMISYFLMKPHIDSEYADEIDYDSSDSAVSDLDSSEDEEDVFDTNSKPKSKPKDSTEHTNPNSYSWCVMRLAIVKILQEQLQDFLNVAGIEMQELPVSSPLIHGTLAVVAQWQETLREELDNRGPPPINYIPGCAPDPTPTPGKPAIHKYRSLLERGNTPFNTRLASTAPANRLWCYLVRQESAQDVFIRAVFGKRRSLSSILDSNQTAIDNLNRGTTAEDKGSDSGTTSLPEPVRIIHKEQDSISAFCLNQVNPGLMALATLREVQEMNISLLLELPSWLEDECEFDLINLNKPPEPEPVQPSSFLVIQTAADRPLLAQSPQTNSRQPQSGIASQSGRGASVILKHKIDGIRRISSHPLLPLYLTGSQDGSVSLWEWGHQTAVATPRQPGTFAKVTRVRFSQHGNKFGVADSDGHLSLFQVACREGTARPFFNYRCHSKVTADFVFLGACSLIATAGHGSEGRNVALWDTLLPRKKSLIQDFTCHEQGASSLILAPQHHLLISGGKKGDINIFDVRQRQQRHRFQAHESAIKCLALDPHEEFFVSGAGDGDIKIWGLTVHSLLYSFPGEHPRSSFFKNIGQGVTQLHVDSAGRLFSCGADGSMKVRQLPERDCIVHTLY; encoded by the exons atgaattgtCATCAAATATTAAGTGGAGCTTGTAATGTGGGCGATCGGTGTTACGCCGTCGGCTCTGTCGAAGGAATTTCTTTTACC GCGTACGCAGCAGGCTGCAATATAGTAATTCTTGCCAGCAATTTTGAACGAGTTCAAATAATTCCTGGAGCTGTACATAACTATATAAGAATCAGCTGCTTGGATTGCAGTACCGATACAGGAAAAATTGCCGCTGCGTATGAAAATCAAGTCTGTATTTTCGAGCCTACGCCATTGATTCATAGCACATGCTCTCAT CAATTAGAGTATCGATGGGTCCAAACTGGAAGTTTACAGACAGAATCCAATATCAGTTCGCTGTCGTGGAATTTAGAAGGAACGCGATTATTGACCGGTGGAGAACTACTGCAATTATGGCATCAAAACATAACACCGTTTCAGGAAGAACACA CCAGTACCGTTACTTTTTCGATCGGCGGGGAAGCGGAAAGTCCCGCACCTGGAGATTCAAGCACCGGAAATGAACCGGGAGCATGGAATTGTGTTTGGAAGTGTCGCACAGCCTCACCGGTTCATCTCATGAGTTTCAGTCCGGATGGTACATTATTCGCGACGACAGGATTCAACGATAGATTGGTCAAAATTTGGTTAGAGTATAAACAAT TGTTTTCAACAAGATTGGATCACACAAATATTACGCAATCCACGGCTAGCGACAGTTACAGTTTCGTTTATGTCGCTCATCCTCGTGCAGTCACACATTTATCTTGGCGCAAGACTAGCAAATACATGCCAAA GGGTTCTGTTTCCAACATGCTAGTTACATCTTGTAGAGACAATATTTGTCGAGTATGGGCAGAAACAATACCACCCGAGGCCGAAGGATTAGCTAATATGAGCCAATTTGAAGGATCCGACAGGCACGGTCATCACGGGAAACATCGACATCACAGTATGCACAAGCATCGATTCATGCAGCGACTCAAACACATGAA AACGTGTTTCCACATTCGTCGACATGCTAAACAACAGCATCAAGCAGGACATGCCACAGCTCCAACGTTACCGACATTACCATCAACGTATTCTGTACACGATTTTCATAATAATTATCAAGGTGCAGGCCACTATCCAACGATGCATTTTCATTTGGCAGCTAGTATCAATGCAGAAACTG ATATACCACTGGTACCGAGTTTAATTACCGGAGATCCCGAGAGGGAACCAAATTTCATTTTACACTGGTTGAACAATAAAGAAATGCACTTTACGATGCAAGCGGAAAGTATTTTGCAAGAACTCACTCGTAAAGTGGTAGAAAAGGAAGAAGGATTGCATGAGCAGGAGATGGATCATGCAGATCATGATTTCGAAGAGGAAGGCCTGTCGA AAAAGGGAATACGATCGCAACCTGTACAAAAGTCGGGAGGCACAATTCGATCGACGAGCCAAGAAGATCATAGTAGCGACGAACATCATACGGCTCATACAGTTTCGTCGCATCACAGCTTACCGCACAGTGCTCATTCGCACCAAAGTCTTAG CAATACTACATCTATTAATTCCATCGCAACGGATGTAACGTCTTCGATGAATCATGCTCCGGATTCTTTGGATACCAAGATTGAAACGTTATTGCGCGATTGGCATCATAATCCGGATTTACTCTTCTCGATTCATCCGATAGACGGAAGCTTTTTAATCTGGCACGTTGAATGGCTAGACGAATATCATCCAGGATCGTTTCGACAAGcacaaatttcattttcgacgCGAATACCGAacgcttttccccttggcgacgCTTCCACGATGAGTCACAGCGTATCGATGTACTCTCACAATACCGGCGGTCCCTTGTTAAATATTCGCGAAGTGGCAAAATCATCGACGAAATCGTCGAACGACG CTACCGAAACTGCGACGCCGTTACCGAGTCTGATCGAACAAGACGAAGAACAGTCTACGTTAACGTCGAGAACGGGTCAAGAgttgttgaaaaatattgaaaactcgtccgatccgAATCAGAATGCTGCgatgaaagagagaaacggtcatTTCGGATGTGGGAAAACGAATCAGGAAGCAGTAAACGATTTTCTAACTCATCCCAGCCCAATTGTCTCTATGGTGTCGAAGCATTCAAATGGAACATTGAACCTGTGGCAACTGACGTTTGCCGAcagaacaaaattttcccag GTATTGAGTATCGGACACGCGTCGAGAGCCTCGGGACATCGATTTCGGGTGAACGATATTACTTGTCACCCGGTTTTACCTTTGCTGGTGACGACGTCGCATCACAATATGCCGGAATGTTCAGGATCTCAGTGCCAGGAGaccgattcgaacgaaaatttgaatagtATAGCGAGTTCCGATAAAACGATGTCGAAAGATGTCTCTTCTACC GGGTTTTGCAGCGAATTGATACTTTGGCGCGTAGACCCGGTCGGACCGTTATCAAAGAGCGGCGGAGTTTCCGAATTGGCGCGCATCAATTCCCCCGAGATCTCAGCGTTTAGTAACGTGGCCTGGATTCCAACTTTATTGCCAAGTACCACTTTAGGTAATTTATCGAATTCTCCGAGTGCGTGTTTCGTCGCCAGCGACGGCGAGTGCTTAAGGGTTTACCAAGCTGTTATCGATGCTAGAACGTTGCTGGCAGAAGTATCGAGCAGTGAAAGACGAAGCAGAATGATG GATTCAATGGCGAGTCTCTCGACGGATATATCGTCGGACGATGGTATTAGGTATTCGATCCACGACAGGATAAAGATAGTATCGCAACAATCAACCGCAAGACCAGGTTGCGTGATACAGTTGGACGCTATCGCTGACGCGACGCAC GACTGGCAGAACACGCAGTTTCTACACGTATTCCAAGAGCAATTGATCACCGGCGACAGAAACGACGATAAACAAACTGGAGTGGATACGTCGGTAAACGATTTAGGTTTGATGGAGTCTACTTTGGACGCGATGGTAGATTTGcagcaatccgcaatattcgAGGAACCATTCTATATAGTTGTTTTAGAGAGAACGCAACTGGGTACCACGGTACACATGTGGCGGTTGGTTATAGCCTCTCAGCCCGAGACGACCG GATTGTCGGGATCGATGATGTACGTTCCAGACTCTCATTTGGTACAAGACGAAGAGGAGGAAGGTGGTACACCTGGACGATATAATCATCCAGAGGGTAGGAGATCTCGCAGAGCGAGTCAAACTCGTCGCGATAGTCAAGGCGAGTTTGACACGTTTTTCCAAAGACGGCCTCAAAGCAGCCACGTTCTTATCACAACCACGAAAGCTTGTACTCAGGAATTACCATTACCGGACGGAGTTGAG GTGGTACACGCGGCACCAGCCGCTGGACATTTGAGCAGCTCTTCCATATATCCTGCTTGTTTCGCACCGTACATTGTAGTGACGGCGTGCAGCGACAGCACGACACGATTTTGGAAATGTAAAGTGACAAAGGGTCAACAACCGGACGATAAGCTTCTTTACGAGTGGTGCGAATGGGAGATGACACGGAAGGATCAGGAATCCACGATCGATATTACAG GGCAACCGTTGAATATAAGCGCAGCGTACAGTGGACGAATCGCGTGCGCGTACAAGTATGGAAAATCGTTTACGCGACCGACGAAAAACGATCCCGACTCGCGGTACGTGAATCTGTGCGTCGCCATATACGAATGCGAAAGCACCGGTGGGAGCGAATGGATTCTAGAAGACACTATACACCTAAAGAACATACACTTACCGAGGATTCCGGTGGATCAGCATTTAGACTTGAGTTATCTCTACGACAGTAGATTCTTACAAAAGAAGCAAAGGCTCACTCAAGTGTTGCAAACATTGAGCCACGAAGACGTAAGAtcgccaagaaacggagaaaacggagaaagcgCAAAATCGAACGCGG GTTTGCTGGCAGTTCCGTCGTTCAGCACTCTCCAATCTCTGCGAAAGTCCATCATAGAGAACGGCAACACTTGTCCACTTACCCAGAAACATTTGGTTCAACTGGATTGGGTGTCGAAGGAGGATGGCTCGCATATTTTAACGGTCGCCGTTGGATCGAAGATTATGCTGTTCACACCGGTTTGTTCGGACCTCGCGCAAGCCAATATGAAAGCGATGAAGGAATCGCAGAGCAACAATCGACCGATATTGCGGAAAGCTTCGTCGTTGGCGCAGCCACAATTCGTCGACGAGATTCGTTGGATGAAACTACGAAAGATCGAACTGACCACGGCGGATGGTCTGCCTCCGTTGCCCATGCAAATATCTTGGGTGAGGGACGGGATTTTGGTAGTCGGCATGGATTCGGAGATGCACGTTTACTCACAGTGGAAACCAAATCCTAAGAAGGATTGTTTCCATTCGAATTTACAACACCAagagtcggacgagtttcaagcGAGTCGAAATTTAAGGGACgaagacttgcgaacattggcGAACGAAACGTCGCAGAGACGGCTGGCGAACGTGTCTTCCATGCCCCACCTTTCTCGCGTGAGCAGCATCAACTTgacgatgctcgacgcgaaaaagaaacgaggtatgcagaacgaaaatttgaatttcgactACATGCCGGATTACGGTCTGTTCGAAGCGTCGCGTATCGCTTGTCCGGTTCTGCCTCAATACCATCCGAAGCAACTGATGGAGTTGCTCAACTCGGGGAAAATTCGCTGGGTAAAGGCGATATTGGCCCACCTGGTTAGATGCATAGGAAGCTCTTACCCGTTGAGGGCGGACGACGAGAGCCTGATGAAGCAACGCGGCGTCGGTGGTGTCGGTGTCGgcgtcggtgtcggtgtcggtgtcggcgTCGGTGTCGgcgtcggtgtcggtgtcggtgtcggtgtcggtggcggtggcggtgtcggtgtcggtggcGGGAGCGGATGGTCCCGTTCGAGAACAATGTCGGTCAGTTACGTGGGAACGACGTCGCCGCTGGAACCGAGAGGCTCGACTACCCAAATACCGGAAGAACTCACGTTGGATTACGCGGAGATAACCTCGATATCCCCGTTGCCGCTTTGGACGTTGCTGATCGCGGACAAGGAAACCAATCTACCGCATCAGCACAAAACCGAGGACACGCAGGACTACAACGAACTGTTCGACAACAATTTGGACGAAGGCGAGTCGTTGGACGACATGCTGGAAGAAGAGTACGATTCCTCGCGGCAAAAGGATAGGCGTTCCTCGGTCCCGGAACGGCAAGGAATATCGCATTTCGGGCCGCGGCAAGGAAGATTGCTCTCGCGATTGTTGACGCACACCCATTTGCCCGGGCTCTCCAGCCTCGATCAGATGCACTTGCTCGCTCTGGCCGATACCGTGTCTACCTGCAACGTGGACTTTGccgaacgattcgcgatcgaCGCCGCGAAGAACGCGATCGCGAAAGAGAATTTGACCGGAATCCCCGACGGCGAAACGGTCTCGATGGATTCGTTGGACGATTGCGGGCTACGGTTCCTACTGGCCATGAAGCATTACAATTATTTGATACGTTGCCTCCCGCTCGCCCAGCGAGCGCAGTTCCAGAAGCAGGGTATAGCCTCGAACAACCTCGTTTGGGCGTTTCATTCCGAATCCGAGGAAGAGCTGCTCGGCTTGATACCCTCATACGCGAAAGGTCAACCAAGGTGGAGCGTATTGAAGGAGCTCGGCGTAGGTTGGTGGATCAGAAGCAACACCGTGTTGAAAAGGTGCGTCGAAAAGATCGCGAAAGCGGCCTACCAACAAAAGCAAGAACCTCTGGACGCTGCGCTCTACTACCTCGCCAtgagaaagaagaatctcgtttGGGGGCTGTTCCGAAACAAAAGGGACGAGAGAATGACCAGTTTCTTCGCGAACAACTTTACGGAGGATCGCTGGAGGAAAGCGGCCTTGAAGAACGCGTTCGCTTTGCTCGGCAAGCAGAGATTCGAGCACGCCGCCGCCTTCTTTCTATTGGCAGCCGCGCTCAAAGACGCGATCGACGTGTGTTTGAACAAATTGAACGACATACAGCTGGCAATGGTCATCGCTCGACTCTACGAAGACGATACCACCTCTTCCCATATGAGAAGGCTGCTCTACGAAGAAATTTTAGGCTGCGACAAGGACGGCCGAAACCAGGATATGAACAAGGCTCACCCGGATCCGTTTTTGCGCAGCATGGCCCTCTGGATACTGAAAGATTACGCCGGCTCGCTCAACACTTTGCTCCTGACGAACGTCGGGACCTCGCATCCCCAGTACAACGACGAAGCCGACAAACCCGAAGGCACCACAG cgAATCCAAACGTTTTCAACTTTTACGTTTACCTTCGTACCCACCCGCTGCTCATCAGACAGTACATCGCGTCCACTGCCCAAGATAAGAAGAAAGGTCATTCGGTGGTTATATCCGGATTTAGTTACGGCACGGAGACCAAATCGCAGCCCGACAAGCAATTAACTTTGGAGGACAGCATCACTCCGTTGGAAAGGCAGCTGTACTTTACGACAGCGCACGCGCACTTCAAGGCAGGATGTCCCGCTCTCGCGCTCGAAGTTCTTTCGAAGTTACCCAGTAAAGTAATGGAGACCAATTCCGAAGATTCCCCCA GTTTGTTGAACAGCCCGAGCAAGTCCAGAACGCAAGATTATCAAATAGACACGGGTATCATCAGCTGGGACATTGAATCGAAAAAAATCAACGAGGACGAAG GTATCGTCGATTGGTCCCAACCTGCGTCGCGCAAAATCGAGGAAGAATTGGTGCTCGAGTGGGACGACGACGCGATCGAAAACGACAATACCGAGAGCCCGCCTTTGAGCATGAAGCTGGACAGAAAGGAGTCGAACGATGCTAAATCGTCGGAGAAAGAGG AGAAAAACTCGAAATCGCCCGGTCAATTGGACATCATGGCGCAACAGTTAAAGTTTGTGgcttgtttgaaaattttgatggaagaACTGTCGACGTTGGCAACGGGTTTCGAAGTGGACGGTGGTCAACTTCGATACCAGCTGTACGTGTGGCTGGAACGGGAAGTGGACGCCCTTAGACAGCTTTGCAGCTACAGCGTAAATTCggacggagacgcgaacaacgTTTCGGAAT ACGAAGGCGGCGGTATGGTGGATGACGTGCAACCGTGCACCAGGCCCGGTGAACAGCCAACGTTGCACGAAATATTGGTGGCCGAGAAATTGGATTTCGAGGCCAAAGTACAAAGAgccgtacgaagaaagaaatggttgaaag CAAACGAAACTTTGCTGCGAACCTTGTTGTCCTATTGTTCGTTACACGGAGCATCGGGTGGTGGTTTGGCGTCCGTAAGAATGGAGCTTGTTCTCTTGTTACAAGAGTTGCAGCAGGAAAAGACGCAGCAGCAGTTACTCAGCCCTCTTCCGTTCCCAACCACGCTTCCTCTCCTAAGCGCCAGCGTAGCGTGCAACAAAACCGTCGTGGCGGATCCGGTCAGACACTTGCAG TCCCTTGCTCACGATATGCTGCAAACATTGGTGGAACTGCGCAAACCGCCGATGCCGACGAGAAACACCCACTATTGCGAAGTATTTATAATGAGGGATCTAGCGGTAGCTCTGAGCGCTTGCATTTATCAGTCGCTTTGCGATTCCGACACTTTTGTTACGAAACATCAACAACCGGAGAG TTTTCCAGCGGTTGCCGAGATAGAAACGTTCTCCGGCGGGCACTTGGTGGCCTCGAATCGACACCATCGAAGATACTCGACGGACGATGGCGTATGCATTACCACGACGCCCTCGAAATGGCCCGGTGTTACCAACTTGCGCGCGCTATTGGCTCGCGAAAAAGACGAGGACACGCCGAAATTGAATATTCTCCTTTGCGAATCTTTCGTGGCCACCTACATGAGCCTGTTCGTCTACGCCCTTTGGAGCTGCGACAGCCATATTCTCTACAGGCTCGTGGGTCAACGATTCGATAACAGCACGTGGTCTTGCCTTTTCGGTGGCGGTGTGAAGAAATTGTTGCGCGTCGCGAGCACGAGCAGCCAG ATTTGCGGACCGGGTTCGATGGAGAGGGCCGATAGCGGTTCGAACGAAGCGCAAACCACCGCTGGGGTCGTATGGAGCACCATGACGTCGTTGACCAAGCAACGCGTAAAACTGAATATGAAATTATTGGGCCAGTTCACCGGTCAGCAGCCAAACATGAAAGAGGACAAGCCTACCTACAGAGAACAATTCGTGTCGCCTCAAATGAGCATGATCTCCTATTTTTTAATGAAG CCTCACATAGATAGCGAGTACGCGGACGAAATAGATTACGATTCGTCCGACTCTGCGGTGTCGGATTTGGATTCCTCCGAAGACGAGGAAGACGTGTTCGACACCAATTCGAAACCAAAGAGCAAACCAAAGGACAGTACGGAGCACACGAATCCAAACTCGTACAGTTGGTGTGTCATGAGATTGGCCATAGTCAAGATACTGCAGGAGCAGCTCCAGGATTTCTTGAACGTCGCTGGCATAGAGATGCAAG AACTACCCGTGAGTAGCCCGTTGATCCACGGAACGTTGGCTGTCGTGGCGCAATGGCAGGAAACGTTGCGCGAAGAGTTGGACAACAGGGGACCACCGCCGATCAATTATATTCCCGGTTGCGCACCGGATCCAACGCCCACTCCGGGAAAACCAGCGATACACAAATATCGATCATTGCTCGAGAGAGGCAATACGCCGTTCAA TACGCGGTTAGCGTCCACGGCTCCGGCCAATAGGCTCTGGTGTTACTTGGTTAGACAAGAATCGGCGCAAGATGTTTTCATTCGTGCCGTGTTCGGGAAACGAAGATCTTTATCGTCGATATTGGACAGCAATCAAACCGCGATCGACAATTTGAATCGTGGAACAACGGCGGAAGACAAGGGCAGCGATAGCGGAACCACGAGTTTGCCCGAACCTGTGCGAATTATTCACAAGGAACAAGATAGCATCAGCGCGTTCTGTTTGAACCAG GTGAATCCAGGTTTGATGGCTTTGGCCACTCTTCGCGAGGTACAAGAAATGAATATATCGTTGCTGCTCGAACTCCCATCTTGGTTGGAAGACGAATGCGAGTTCGACCTGATCAATTTGAATAAACCACCGGAACCGGAACCGGTACAGCCGAGCAGTTTCTTGGTGATTCAG